The following coding sequences lie in one Rutidosis leptorrhynchoides isolate AG116_Rl617_1_P2 chromosome 6, CSIRO_AGI_Rlap_v1, whole genome shotgun sequence genomic window:
- the LOC139854500 gene encoding uncharacterized protein, translating to MQIPTDDEQFHVSQIKKLFGISKDYFDHGDPTFICSYCRATLWRSESLTNNPNGRKICYSMCCGQGKVELPPVPQPPSLFLRLYQNKHSNSKNFMKYIRTYNNMFAFTSMEGKIDKSINNGRGPNVFRMSGKNCHRTGSLLPNDGYSPKFSQLFIYDTENEVHHRMNSVRSGGCVSGGCVDDKAQTLDSTLILELKNVLDACNPLVEAYRMARDGFAENPHRRLRLRLIASRTTDGRTYNLPTVSEVAGLIVGDIDSSFEARDIIVETQIGQLQHISELHPSYLSLQYPMLFPLGQDGYRRGIKHRNADNNTTGHSELTFREYFSYHIQDRVNTPSLMHLAKMLYQQFLVDAYTMIESDRLTYIRYQQKKMQLTSASDASNNVTEGNTIASNTGKRIILPSSFTGGSRYLMQNYLDTMVIVRHFGYPDLFITFTCNPTWPEIARFLNNKQQNPEDRPDILCRLFKIKLDSMI from the exons ATGCAAATTCCAACAGATGATGAACAATTTCATGTGTCACAGATAAAGAAGTTGTTTGGAATTTCTAAAG ATTATTTCGACCATGGTGATCCTACTTTCATATGCAGTTACTGTCGTGCTACTCTCTGGCGTTCTGAGTCGCTAACAAACAATCCGAATGGTCGAAAAATATGTTATTCTATGTGTTGCGGTCAAGGGAAAGTAGAGCTGCCACCAGTACCACAACCTCCATCTCTATTCTTGCGTTTATATCAAAATAAACATTCAAATAGCAAGAACTTTATGAAATATATCAGGacatacaacaatatgtttgcattCACTTCAATGGAAGGTAAAATAGATAAATCTATCAACAATGGTCGTGGTCCGAATGTCTTTAGGATGTCAGGAAAAAACTGCCATCGTACTGGTAGCCTCCTTCCAAATGATGGTTATAGTCCAAAATTTTCACAGCTATTCATTTATGATACAGAAAATGAGGTTCATCATCGTATGAATTCAGTCAG AAGTGGAGGATGTGTTAGTGGAGGATGTGTTGATGATAAAGCGCAAACACTTGATTCCACACTCATTCTCGAACTTAAGAATGTTTTAGATGCTTGCAATCCATTAGTAGAGGCATATAGAATGGCCCGTGATGGTTTTGCAGAGAATCCACACCGTCGTCTTAGATTAAGACTTATAGCAAGCAGGACTACTGATGGCAGGACTTATAACCTACCAACAGTTTCAGAAGTAGCAGGACTAATAGTAGGTGATATCGACTCATCATTTGAGGCGAGAGATATTATTGTTGAAACACAAATCGGTCAGTTGCAACATATAAGCGAGTTGCATCCATCCTATTTGTCGCTTCAGTATCCAATGTTATTTCCTTTAGGACAAGATGGTTATAGACGCGGTATCAAGCATAGAAATGCCGATAATAATACCACTGGTCATAGTGAATTAACATTCAGAGAGTACTTTTCATATCATATCCAAGATAGGGTTAATACACCTTCTTTGATGCACTTGGCAAAAATGTTGTACCAACAATTTTTGGTAGACGCGTATACTATGATCGAATCTGACAGGTTGACGTACATACGTTATCAACAAAAAAAGATGCAATTGACAAGTGCCAGTGATGCATCTAATAATGTCACAGAAGGAAATACAATCGCGTCAAACACGGGAAAGAGGATAATCTTGCCTTCCTCATTTACTGGAGGTTCCAGATATCTGATGCAAAATTATTTGGATACAATGGTGATAGTCAGACATTTTGGATACCCAGATTTGTTCATAACTTTCACGTGTAACCCTACTTGGCCAGAGATTGCTCGGTTTCTGAACAATAAGCAACAAAATCCGGAAGACAGGCCTGATATTTTATGCAGATTATTCAAAATAAAGTTGGATAGTATGATTTAG